In Finegoldia magna ATCC 53516, a genomic segment contains:
- a CDS encoding Crp/Fnr family transcriptional regulator: MINSKLFKNFTEEEFKQFLIESNSIINKYNKNSYVFSPGDICNKIYVLKSGKLSLEKTDINGKNTVVNIFKNHGEVMAEVYSYLNKISDFTLVCNTDCEILEIPVSFFDISESSTSIKNKIMTNLIKILAEKAFFLNSKVRLLSSFSLRQKIATFLIQTEKKDVSNTEMTRQQMADFMATTRPSLSRELLSMEDSGLIELNGSEIKIKNREELENLL, translated from the coding sequence ATGATAAATTCAAAACTTTTTAAAAATTTTACAGAAGAAGAATTTAAACAATTTCTTATTGAATCAAATTCAATAATAAACAAATACAACAAAAATTCGTACGTATTTTCCCCTGGAGATATTTGCAATAAAATCTACGTTCTGAAAAGCGGAAAGCTTAGTCTTGAAAAGACGGATATTAATGGGAAAAACACTGTCGTGAATATTTTCAAAAATCATGGGGAAGTAATGGCTGAGGTGTATTCGTATTTGAATAAAATCAGCGATTTTACATTAGTGTGCAACACTGATTGCGAAATTCTTGAAATTCCTGTAAGTTTTTTCGATATATCTGAAAGCTCCACTTCGATTAAAAATAAAATTATGACTAATCTTATAAAGATTCTTGCAGAAAAAGCATTTTTCTTAAATAGCAAGGTAAGATTGTTGTCTAGTTTTTCGTTGAGGCAAAAAATCGCAACTTTTTTAATTCAAACAGAAAAAAAAGACGTATCAAACACGGAAATGACAAGGCAACAGATGGCAGATTTTATGGCTACGACCAGACCTTCATTATCAAGGGAATTATTGAGCATGGAGGATAGTGGTCTTATTGAATTAAACGGATCTGAAATTAAAATTAAAAACAGAGAAGAATTGGAAAACTTATTGTAA
- a CDS encoding YveK family protein — MEELNLKEAWQAILRKLPHIIIIMLVCALLTNVFNNVLGKDSYSSKVSIMVGSPEDFEKEGAVVSKVDAMINTQLVSNVEQLIKSNSVLDTVAEKVGNGVSSSDLRKDLKVKSVPSTSIIEMEYSSESAEQTNKVLEESLKAITDLTKKTMKKDNIQVVDAPNAKKKIKQLVNKMDTAIGLFLGMLIGLAYAFASYYKDPNIFSKEQLQNKLGLETVSVLSNDYNENSNSALSLLNRRIDSFDNVGVFSFDQNTANLAKAYNSNFDKKITAVSPISEKVDLTDLTKDIQNAIVLYKKDDSRLGEIKNTLEAIKSLGINPIAAVEISKYNSDDKKYLPYA; from the coding sequence TTGGAAGAATTAAATTTAAAAGAAGCGTGGCAAGCAATACTTAGAAAATTGCCACACATTATAATAATAATGCTTGTGTGTGCGTTATTGACAAATGTTTTTAATAATGTTTTGGGAAAGGACTCTTACTCATCAAAGGTTTCAATAATGGTGGGGAGTCCAGAAGATTTTGAAAAAGAAGGAGCAGTTGTTTCCAAAGTAGACGCAATGATTAATACACAATTGGTTTCAAATGTTGAACAATTGATTAAATCAAATTCTGTTTTGGATACAGTAGCAGAAAAAGTAGGAAATGGCGTTAGCTCTTCTGATTTAAGGAAAGATTTGAAAGTAAAAAGCGTTCCATCTACATCAATTATTGAAATGGAATATTCAAGTGAAAGCGCCGAACAAACTAACAAAGTATTGGAAGAATCATTAAAAGCTATTACAGATTTGACTAAAAAAACGATGAAAAAAGATAACATTCAAGTCGTTGATGCACCTAATGCCAAGAAGAAAATCAAACAACTTGTCAATAAAATGGACACAGCAATAGGATTGTTCTTGGGAATGTTAATAGGTCTAGCATATGCATTCGCTTCTTATTACAAAGATCCTAATATTTTCAGCAAAGAACAATTGCAAAACAAATTGGGACTTGAAACAGTTAGCGTACTTTCAAATGATTACAATGAAAATTCAAATAGCGCATTGAGTTTGTTGAACAGAAGAATAGATAGTTTTGATAATGTTGGTGTGTTTAGTTTTGATCAAAACACAGCAAATTTAGCTAAGGCATACAATTCAAATTTCGATAAGAAAATTACAGCTGTAAGTCCAATTTCGGAAAAAGTAGACCTTACAGATTTGACAAAAGACATTCAAAACGCAATCGTACTTTACAAGAAAGACGATTCAAGATTAGGAGAAATCAAAAACACATTGGAAGCAATAAAATCGTTGGGAATTAATCCAATAGCAGCAGTTGAAATCTCCAAATACAATTCAGACGACAAAAAATATTTACCATACGCTTAA
- a CDS encoding 2-hydroxyacid dehydrogenase family protein — protein MKVLITNRIPEEIIKKYEENFEVDYHDSLDFLSKEELKTRIKDVEGLVCPLSEKIDSEIIDAAKNLKIIANYGAGFDNVDIDYAKEKGIIVTNAPASASTKSTAELTFGLMIDLLRNITKMNSDCYDNSFEGWKPVYGLGETLEGKTLGIIGLGRIGTEVMRKAKAFDMNVIFYNRSKKEVDGAKQVDLNYLLENSDVITLHTAYSEKLHHLIDAKAFSKMKKSAYLINASRGKVISEQDLINALNDGEIAGCALDVYEFEPKISEDLRNAKNILLAPHLGNATKLARVQMGEFTFDNIMQFKNGEIPKNKVN, from the coding sequence ATGAAAGTTTTGATTACTAATAGAATCCCTGAAGAAATTATAAAAAAATACGAAGAGAATTTTGAAGTAGATTATCACGATAGTTTGGACTTTTTGTCAAAAGAAGAATTGAAAACTAGAATAAAAGATGTCGAAGGATTAGTGTGTCCTTTGAGTGAAAAAATCGATTCAGAAATTATCGATGCAGCTAAAAATTTGAAAATAATTGCAAATTATGGCGCTGGTTTTGATAATGTTGACATTGATTACGCAAAAGAAAAAGGAATAATTGTCACAAACGCACCTGCATCTGCATCTACAAAATCAACTGCAGAATTGACTTTTGGTTTGATGATAGATCTACTCAGAAATATTACCAAGATGAATTCTGATTGCTATGATAATTCATTTGAAGGATGGAAGCCTGTGTATGGTTTGGGAGAAACATTGGAAGGGAAAACTTTGGGAATAATTGGACTTGGAAGAATTGGAACTGAAGTTATGAGAAAAGCCAAAGCTTTCGATATGAATGTGATATTCTACAATCGTAGCAAAAAAGAAGTTGATGGGGCAAAGCAAGTAGATTTAAATTATTTACTTGAAAACAGTGACGTAATAACTTTACACACAGCTTATAGCGAAAAATTACATCACTTAATAGATGCAAAAGCATTCTCAAAAATGAAAAAATCAGCATATCTTATCAACGCATCGCGTGGAAAAGTTATAAGCGAACAAGATTTGATAAATGCATTAAATGATGGAGAAATTGCTGGTTGTGCATTGGATGTGTACGAATTTGAACCCAAAATTTCAGAAGATTTGAGAAATGCCAAGAATATTTTATTGGCTCCTCATTTGGGAAATGCCACTAAGCTTGCGAGAGTTCAAATGGGTGAATTTACTTTTGACAATATTATGCAATTTAAAAACGGAGAAATCCCTAAAAATAAAGTAAATTAG
- a CDS encoding histidinol-phosphatase HisJ family protein: protein MYYRDQHCHTEFSFDSKEKFENYLKLVKGDIITTEHLDYGFTYNDGRVEDVDIDYDKYVKVIEEHNQKSSQKILKGIEIGYTTENLEKIKNTVNSRDYDIQLLSVHQFNGKDFMNPKPEDYSQREFLTNYFEKMLEAVNNFKDFDVLTHIDYALRLNKLESKNMDIVDEFLTKVFAELINDEKALELNTRSVYQYDNIEYYTFALKKYVKMKGKLFSVGSDAHFENYYRYHFDDAFKLLKSVDAKYLAMFENRKMTTIRMEDM, encoded by the coding sequence ATGTATTATAGAGATCAACATTGTCATACGGAATTTTCATTCGATAGTAAAGAAAAATTTGAGAATTATTTGAAGCTTGTCAAAGGTGACATTATCACCACCGAACACTTGGATTATGGATTTACCTATAATGATGGTAGAGTTGAGGATGTGGACATTGATTACGACAAATACGTAAAAGTGATTGAAGAACACAACCAAAAAAGTTCACAAAAAATCTTAAAAGGAATAGAAATAGGTTACACAACTGAGAATTTGGAAAAAATCAAAAACACTGTGAACAGCAGAGATTATGACATTCAACTTTTGTCAGTTCATCAATTCAATGGTAAAGATTTTATGAATCCAAAGCCAGAAGATTACTCTCAAAGAGAGTTTCTTACAAATTATTTTGAAAAAATGCTGGAAGCTGTGAATAATTTCAAAGATTTTGACGTGTTAACACACATTGATTATGCATTAAGACTTAATAAATTGGAATCTAAAAATATGGATATTGTGGATGAATTTTTGACAAAAGTTTTTGCAGAACTCATTAATGATGAAAAAGCATTGGAGCTTAACACAAGAAGTGTGTATCAATACGACAACATAGAATATTACACATTTGCGCTCAAAAAATACGTAAAAATGAAGGGCAAATTATTCTCAGTTGGTAGCGATGCGCACTTTGAAAATTATTACAGATATCACTTTGATGATGCTTTCAAATTATTAAAAAGCGTAGATGCAAAGTATTTGGCGATGTTTGAAAATAGAAAAATGACTACGATAAGAATGGAGGATATGTAA
- the deoC gene encoding deoxyribose-phosphate aldolase, with the protein MELNKYIDHTLLKADATSADIKKICDEAIKYDFKSVCVNSCYTSFVKKSLENSSVLVCTVVGFPLGAMSIKSKAFEAKTAIEDGADEIDMVINIGKLKEQDYDYVEKDIQAVRDATKGKVLKVIIETCLLTDEEKKKVCEISVKCGADFVKTSTGFSTGGAKVEDVKLMKDTVGDKAMVKASGGIHSREEALSMIENGADRIGASSGIKIVEG; encoded by the coding sequence ATGGAATTAAATAAATATATCGACCACACTTTATTAAAAGCAGATGCAACATCAGCTGACATCAAAAAAATCTGTGATGAAGCAATCAAATACGATTTTAAAAGCGTGTGCGTAAATTCTTGCTATACATCTTTCGTTAAAAAGTCTTTGGAAAATTCAAGCGTTTTGGTGTGCACTGTTGTGGGATTTCCACTTGGTGCTATGAGTATCAAATCAAAAGCTTTTGAAGCAAAGACTGCTATCGAAGATGGAGCAGATGAAATCGACATGGTTATCAATATCGGCAAATTAAAAGAACAAGATTATGATTATGTCGAAAAAGACATCCAAGCTGTAAGAGATGCTACAAAAGGAAAAGTTTTGAAAGTAATCATCGAAACTTGTTTATTAACTGATGAAGAAAAGAAAAAAGTTTGCGAAATTTCTGTAAAATGCGGCGCTGATTTCGTGAAGACTTCTACAGGTTTTTCAACAGGCGGAGCAAAAGTAGAAGATGTCAAATTGATGAAAGATACTGTTGGAGACAAAGCTATGGTAAAAGCAAGTGGTGGAATTCATTCTAGAGAAGAAGCTTTATCTATGATAGAAAATGGAGCAGATAGAATCGGAGCATCAAGCGGTATTAAAATAGTAGAAGGATAA
- the deoD gene encoding purine-nucleoside phosphorylase: MSTPHIEAKKGDIAKTVLLPGDPLRAKFIADNFLEDVKQFNAVRNMFGYTGKYKGKEISVMGTGMGIPSIGIYSYELINEYGVENLIRIGSAGAYSKDLDLYDVVIAMGSCSDSNFAHQFDLEGTFSAICDYDLLRKAVNVAEEKNIDVHVGNVFSADIFYNQKSEEWKKWEKMGVLAVEMESYGLYLTAKANNARALTILTISDSFHSDKQTTPEERQTSFTKMMEIALELGE; the protein is encoded by the coding sequence ATGTCAACACCACATATCGAAGCGAAAAAAGGAGATATCGCAAAAACAGTTTTATTGCCAGGAGATCCATTGAGAGCGAAATTTATCGCAGATAATTTCTTGGAAGATGTAAAACAATTCAATGCAGTTAGAAATATGTTCGGATACACTGGGAAATACAAAGGCAAAGAAATTTCTGTTATGGGAACTGGAATGGGAATTCCATCTATAGGAATTTATTCTTACGAACTTATCAACGAATACGGAGTTGAAAATCTTATCAGAATCGGTTCAGCGGGAGCTTACAGCAAAGACCTTGATTTATACGATGTCGTAATAGCAATGGGAAGTTGTTCAGATTCCAACTTTGCTCACCAATTTGATTTGGAAGGAACTTTTTCTGCGATTTGCGATTATGATTTGTTGAGAAAAGCAGTAAATGTTGCAGAAGAAAAAAACATCGACGTTCACGTTGGAAATGTATTCTCTGCAGATATTTTCTACAATCAAAAATCAGAAGAATGGAAAAAATGGGAAAAAATGGGCGTGTTAGCAGTTGAAATGGAAAGTTACGGATTGTATTTGACAGCAAAAGCAAACAACGCAAGAGCTTTGACTATTTTGACAATTTCTGACTCATTCCATTCAGACAAGCAAACTACTCCTGAAGAAAGACAAACATCATTTACAAAAATGATGGAAATCGCATTGGAATTGGGTGAATAA
- the hpf gene encoding ribosome hibernation-promoting factor, HPF/YfiA family codes for MKLNYVTKDIKLTDDLKQMAESKLHKLDKYFHDEQQARVVFKKEKDKARVEVTMILDKGVVLRAEESNEDIKTAIDKVEDALARQIRKHKTKLQKRFTESNSIRFEAVEENNDKEIPIGAIVKTKEFGIKPMDKEEAIMQMELIDHDFFVFLDSKTNNVNVVYKRKDGNYGLLVPGFEK; via the coding sequence ATGAAACTTAATTATGTAACAAAAGATATCAAATTGACTGATGATTTGAAACAAATGGCAGAATCTAAATTACACAAGTTAGATAAATATTTCCATGACGAACAACAAGCTCGTGTAGTATTCAAAAAAGAAAAGGACAAAGCGAGAGTTGAAGTCACTATGATTTTAGATAAAGGAGTTGTTTTAAGAGCTGAAGAATCAAACGAAGATATTAAAACAGCTATCGACAAAGTTGAAGATGCGTTAGCAAGACAAATAAGAAAACACAAAACAAAATTACAAAAGAGATTTACAGAAAGTAATTCGATAAGATTTGAAGCTGTTGAAGAAAACAACGACAAAGAAATCCCAATAGGTGCAATCGTTAAGACAAAAGAATTCGGAATCAAACCAATGGATAAGGAAGAAGCTATCATGCAAATGGAATTAATCGATCATGATTTCTTCGTATTCTTGGATTCAAAAACAAATAATGTAAATGTTGTTTATAAGAGAAAAGATGGCAACTACGGATTGTTAGTTCCAGGATTTGAAAAATAG
- a CDS encoding metal-sensing transcriptional repressor has product MSEHKQKALKKIKTVRGQLDAIVNMIEEDRYCVDISTQILSCIGQLKKANIDILNGHMRTCVKHAIENDNADEKIEEVINIIDKYIK; this is encoded by the coding sequence ATGAGTGAACACAAACAAAAAGCTCTCAAAAAAATCAAAACAGTTCGTGGACAACTCGATGCGATTGTAAATATGATTGAAGAGGACAGATACTGCGTGGATATTTCTACTCAGATTTTAAGTTGTATTGGTCAATTGAAAAAAGCGAACATCGACATTTTAAACGGACACATGAGAACATGCGTTAAACATGCAATCGAAAATGATAATGCAGATGAAAAAATCGAAGAAGTAATCAACATTATCGACAAATATATCAAATAA
- a CDS encoding heavy-metal-associated domain-containing protein → MKKEFEVLDMVCNHCVESVTKACKSVDGVTDVNVSLEDKTAVVQGDFNEADIIKAIDEIGFEATVK, encoded by the coding sequence ATGAAAAAAGAATTTGAAGTGTTGGATATGGTGTGCAATCATTGTGTAGAATCAGTGACAAAAGCTTGTAAATCAGTTGACGGAGTTACAGATGTGAATGTTTCATTGGAAGACAAAACAGCTGTAGTTCAAGGCGATTTTAATGAAGCTGATATCATCAAAGCTATTGATGAAATAGGATTTGAGGCTACCGTTAAATAA
- a CDS encoding heavy metal translocating P-type ATPase, translating into MEEIKLKIQGMSCESCAARIEKVLSKYEYIDTVNVNLLQEYAYLKLKEGYDIETIVGKIKKAGYDVPVKTSKFDIEGMSCQSCASRIEKVLNKNNFKDVNVNLLQNSLTVSFYEGYKTNSEVKRLVDKAGYSAEIKTDNKIANEKNITEYEKLKRDFIISAIFSIPLFSAMFFHMAGVHTILSNGYFQWALATVVQFYIGRRYYVNAYKSLRGGGANMDVLIALGTSAAYFYSIYHVLIGSDQLYFESSAVVITLILLGKVFEKRAKTRTTDAISKLMGLQAKKANVIKNGETIETDIEDVMVGDKILVKPGEKIAVDGIIIEGSSSIDESMITGESMPVQKQVGDECIGSTINKNGSFVFEAKKIGEDTVLSQIVKLVEDAQSNKAPIQRLADKISSVFVPIVIVIAVITFAITYFVTKQFDKALLNSVSVLVIACPCSLGLATPTAIMVGSGKGAELGILIKSAEVLETANKIDAVILDKTGTITNGKPEVVDYKSEDADFLKIVSSIEKNSEHPLADAVVKEYEKNGSDFYKVEDFDSITGKGLSATINGDNYYIGNEKLMRDNNIDVDVDIQKYQSQGNTVVLVGKNDEFFGYILIADKIKESSPKAVAKLKEDNIDVYMITGDSENTAKHIAEKANIDHVIAECLPKDKSDKVLELKNQGKKVGMVGDGINDAPALATSDVGFSIGTGTDVAIEASDITIINGDLNKVNTAIRLSHRVIKTIKQNLFWAFFYNVIGIPIAAFGFLNPMIAGAAMAFSSVTVVTNSLRIKNFKEEK; encoded by the coding sequence ATGGAAGAAATAAAATTAAAAATACAAGGCATGAGCTGTGAATCATGTGCGGCTAGAATAGAAAAAGTTTTAAGTAAATACGAATACATCGACACAGTTAACGTGAACTTACTTCAAGAATACGCATATTTGAAATTAAAAGAAGGATACGATATAGAAACTATCGTAGGCAAAATAAAAAAAGCAGGGTATGATGTTCCGGTAAAGACATCGAAGTTTGATATCGAAGGAATGAGCTGTCAGTCATGTGCATCTAGAATTGAAAAAGTTTTGAACAAAAATAATTTCAAAGATGTTAACGTGAATTTGTTGCAAAACTCACTTACGGTTAGTTTTTATGAAGGATACAAGACTAATTCTGAAGTAAAAAGATTAGTTGACAAAGCAGGATATTCTGCAGAAATAAAAACAGACAATAAAATAGCTAACGAAAAAAATATTACTGAATACGAAAAATTGAAACGTGATTTTATAATTTCTGCGATTTTTTCAATTCCTTTATTTTCAGCGATGTTTTTTCACATGGCTGGAGTTCACACGATTTTAAGTAATGGATATTTTCAATGGGCGTTGGCAACTGTGGTTCAATTCTACATTGGAAGAAGATATTATGTGAATGCATACAAATCATTGAGAGGCGGAGGAGCAAACATGGATGTTCTAATAGCATTGGGAACAAGTGCTGCCTACTTCTACTCGATTTATCACGTATTAATAGGATCTGACCAATTGTATTTTGAATCGTCTGCTGTTGTTATCACTTTGATTTTACTCGGAAAAGTTTTCGAAAAAAGAGCGAAGACTAGAACTACTGATGCTATAAGTAAATTAATGGGACTCCAAGCGAAAAAAGCGAACGTAATTAAAAATGGTGAGACGATTGAAACGGATATTGAGGATGTTATGGTTGGAGATAAAATCCTCGTAAAACCAGGAGAGAAAATCGCTGTTGATGGGATTATAATTGAAGGAAGCTCATCGATTGATGAATCTATGATTACTGGAGAATCGATGCCTGTACAAAAACAAGTTGGAGATGAATGCATTGGCTCTACGATTAATAAAAATGGATCATTTGTATTTGAAGCGAAAAAAATTGGCGAAGATACAGTTCTAAGTCAAATCGTGAAATTAGTGGAAGATGCACAATCCAACAAAGCGCCAATCCAAAGACTAGCAGATAAGATTTCATCTGTTTTTGTACCCATTGTTATTGTAATCGCTGTGATTACATTCGCCATCACTTATTTTGTGACAAAACAATTCGACAAAGCGTTGTTAAATTCAGTTTCAGTTCTTGTAATAGCGTGCCCTTGTTCATTGGGACTTGCAACTCCGACAGCCATTATGGTAGGAAGTGGTAAAGGCGCAGAGCTTGGAATTTTAATAAAAAGTGCTGAAGTTTTGGAAACTGCGAACAAAATCGATGCAGTTATTTTGGATAAAACAGGAACAATAACAAATGGAAAGCCAGAAGTTGTAGATTACAAATCAGAAGATGCGGATTTCTTGAAAATTGTGTCCTCAATTGAAAAAAACTCGGAACACCCACTTGCAGATGCGGTAGTTAAAGAATACGAAAAAAATGGTTCCGATTTTTATAAAGTTGAAGATTTCGATTCAATAACTGGTAAAGGACTCTCAGCAACAATAAATGGAGATAATTACTACATTGGCAATGAAAAATTGATGAGAGACAATAATATTGATGTCGATGTAGATATTCAAAAATATCAATCTCAAGGAAATACAGTTGTTCTTGTTGGGAAAAACGACGAATTTTTCGGATATATTTTGATTGCAGATAAAATAAAAGAATCATCACCAAAAGCCGTTGCAAAATTAAAAGAAGATAATATCGATGTGTATATGATAACTGGTGATAGCGAAAATACTGCAAAACATATTGCAGAAAAAGCGAACATCGACCATGTTATTGCTGAATGTTTGCCAAAAGACAAATCAGACAAAGTATTAGAATTAAAAAACCAAGGCAAAAAAGTCGGAATGGTTGGAGATGGAATAAACGATGCTCCAGCGTTAGCGACAAGTGATGTTGGTTTTTCTATAGGAACTGGTACAGATGTTGCGATTGAAGCAAGTGACATCACAATCATAAATGGAGATTTGAATAAAGTTAACACTGCGATTAGATTAAGTCACAGAGTAATTAAAACAATAAAACAGAATTTGTTCTGGGCGTTTTTCTACAATGTTATTGGAATACCAATTGCTGCATTTGGATTTTTGAATCCAATGATAGCAGGAGCTGCAATGGCGTTTAGTTCTGTAACTGTAGTTACAAATTCGTTGAGAATTAAAAATTTTAAGGAGGAAAAATAA
- a CDS encoding nicotinate phosphoribosyltransferase, with product MDWKNYENLSMLSDFYEFTMMNGYLENNMEDEYAYFDLYFRRIPDNGGFVIVAGLEEVVKYIQNLKFDEKDIEYFKSKNMFSEKFLDYLRNFKFECDVWAMPEGSVAFPNEPLMIVRGPAPQAQLIETFALLSINHQSLIATKTNRIVHAAEGRVVMEFGARRAQGVDATVLGARAAFIGGATATSNTLTDITYDVPAFGTMAHSWIMMFDSEYEAFKKYAEIFPNSCSLLVDTYNVLKSGVPNAIKVFDEVLKPRGIKNMSIRIDSGDLAYLSKQARKMLDDAGYENCQIMASNSLDEYTISDLIEQGAKLDGFGVGERLITAKSDPVLGGVYKLCAVEKPNGEIIPKIKISENIEKITTPAFKTVYRIYDKDSGKAEADLITLHDEKIDESKDLEIFHPIHTWKRKTLTNFTTKELLVRVFDKGELVYDLPTLDKIIERKNEQIAEQWEEVKRFEHPHLFHVDLSQKLWDIKYNLLMQSK from the coding sequence ATGGATTGGAAAAATTATGAAAATTTAAGCATGTTATCTGATTTCTACGAATTTACAATGATGAATGGATATTTGGAAAATAATATGGAAGATGAGTATGCTTATTTTGATTTGTATTTTAGAAGAATTCCTGATAACGGAGGATTTGTTATCGTTGCGGGATTAGAAGAAGTTGTAAAATATATTCAAAATTTGAAGTTTGACGAAAAAGACATCGAATATTTCAAGAGCAAGAATATGTTCAGCGAAAAATTCTTAGATTATCTTAGAAATTTCAAATTTGAATGCGATGTGTGGGCAATGCCTGAAGGTTCGGTTGCATTTCCTAATGAACCTTTGATGATAGTTCGTGGACCTGCTCCACAAGCACAATTGATAGAAACTTTTGCACTTTTGTCAATCAATCATCAATCATTGATTGCGACTAAGACGAATAGAATAGTTCACGCAGCTGAAGGAAGAGTTGTGATGGAATTTGGCGCAAGACGTGCACAAGGTGTTGATGCTACAGTTCTTGGTGCAAGAGCTGCTTTCATAGGCGGTGCTACTGCTACAAGCAATACTTTGACAGATATCACTTACGATGTTCCTGCTTTTGGTACAATGGCCCATTCATGGATTATGATGTTTGATTCAGAATACGAAGCATTCAAAAAATATGCCGAAATTTTCCCAAATTCTTGTTCACTTTTAGTGGACACTTACAACGTTTTAAAATCCGGTGTCCCAAATGCGATAAAAGTTTTCGACGAAGTTTTGAAACCTCGTGGAATTAAAAATATGTCTATCAGAATTGACAGTGGTGACCTTGCTTATTTGTCAAAACAAGCGCGTAAAATGTTGGATGATGCAGGATATGAAAACTGTCAAATCATGGCAAGTAATTCTCTTGATGAATACACAATCTCTGATTTGATTGAACAAGGAGCAAAACTAGATGGATTTGGAGTTGGAGAAAGATTAATCACTGCAAAATCAGATCCAGTTTTAGGTGGCGTGTACAAATTATGTGCGGTTGAAAAACCTAACGGAGAAATCATTCCTAAGATTAAAATCAGTGAAAATATCGAAAAAATTACAACTCCTGCATTCAAAACAGTTTACAGAATTTACGACAAAGATTCAGGCAAAGCAGAAGCCGATTTGATAACTCTTCACGATGAAAAAATCGACGAATCAAAAGATTTGGAAATATTCCACCCTATTCACACTTGGAAGAGAAAAACATTAACTAACTTCACAACAAAAGAATTGTTGGTTAGAGTGTTCGACAAGGGAGAATTGGTGTACGACCTTCCAACATTAGATAAAATAATTGAAAGAAAGAATGAACAAATTGCTGAACAATGGGAAGAAGTAAAAAGATTTGAACATCCTCATTTGTTCCACGTGGATTTGTCTCAAAAATTGTGGGATATAAAATACAATTTATTAATGCAAAGCAAATAA
- the tnpA gene encoding IS200/IS605 family transposase produces the protein MANKTNSLSHTKWMCKYHIVFTPKYRRKVIFYQYRESLIEIFKLLCKYKGVEIIEGHMMPDHVHMLVSIPSKISVSSFMGYLKGKSALMMFDRHANLKYKFGNRHFWAEGYYVSTVGLNEKTIAKYIREQEQHDIALDKLSVKEYTDPFMK, from the coding sequence ATGGCAAATAAAACTAATTCATTGTCTCACACAAAATGGATGTGCAAGTATCACATAGTCTTCACTCCAAAGTATAGACGAAAAGTGATATTTTATCAATATAGAGAAAGTCTCATAGAAATATTCAAATTACTTTGTAAATACAAAGGAGTAGAAATAATAGAAGGGCATATGATGCCAGATCATGTACACATGTTAGTAAGCATTCCATCCAAAATATCAGTATCAAGTTTTATGGGATATTTAAAAGGGAAAAGTGCTCTAATGATGTTTGACAGACATGCGAATTTAAAATACAAATTTGGCAATCGTCATTTTTGGGCAGAAGGATATTATGTGAGCACAGTGGGATTGAATGAAAAGACAATAGCAAAATATATAAGAGAACAAGAGCAACATGATATAGCACTTGATAAATTGAGTGTAAAAGAATATACAGATCCGTTTATGAAATAG